The following coding sequences are from one Streptomyces angustmyceticus window:
- a CDS encoding ABC transporter permease codes for MTAPPPDDCLARNDWICGDYLSTRRQILLDAVGQHLQLTVISVALGLVVAVPLALLARRRRWTAGPVLGITTVLYTIPSLAMFSLLLPVYGLSATLVVVGLALYSLTLLVRNILAGLDGVPAEATEAARGMGYGPLRQLLTVELPLALPAAMAGLRIATVSAVALTTVGAIVGYGGLGNLIYAGMNSFFKAQVLTASVLCVIIAVVLDLLLLGAERLLTPWRRAGRRTRVRARAGAGAKRPVTAGRRP; via the coding sequence GTGACCGCACCGCCGCCGGACGACTGCCTGGCCCGTAACGACTGGATCTGCGGCGACTACCTGAGCACCCGTCGGCAGATCCTGCTCGACGCGGTCGGCCAGCACCTCCAGCTGACGGTGATCTCGGTGGCGCTCGGCCTGGTGGTCGCGGTGCCGCTGGCGCTGCTGGCCCGCCGCAGGCGCTGGACGGCCGGACCGGTGCTCGGCATCACGACGGTCCTCTACACCATCCCGTCGCTGGCGATGTTCTCGCTGCTGCTGCCGGTCTACGGGCTGTCCGCCACCCTCGTGGTGGTCGGCCTCGCCCTGTACTCCCTGACTCTGCTCGTACGGAACATCCTGGCGGGGCTGGACGGCGTCCCCGCCGAGGCCACAGAGGCCGCCCGCGGCATGGGGTACGGGCCGCTGCGGCAACTGCTCACCGTCGAACTGCCGCTGGCGCTGCCGGCCGCGATGGCCGGGCTGCGGATCGCCACCGTCTCCGCGGTCGCGCTCACCACGGTCGGGGCGATCGTCGGGTACGGCGGGCTGGGGAACCTCATCTACGCCGGGATGAACTCCTTCTTCAAGGCGCAGGTGCTCACCGCGTCCGTGCTGTGCGTGATCATCGCGGTCGTCCTCGACCTGCTGCTGCTCGGTGCGGAGCGGCTGCTCACCCCCTGGCGCCGGGCCGGGCGCCGGACGCGGGTGCGCGCACGGGCCGGCGCGGGGGCGAAGCGGCCGGTCACGGCCGGGCGGCGGCCGTGA
- a CDS encoding ABC transporter permease has protein sequence MNTLSAVWTWLTTAANWSGENGVWHRLEQHLVLTFSCLVISALIALPVALTLGHLGRGGALAINLANIGRAVPTFAVLVLLLLTPLGRHGQWPTIIALVLFAIPPLLTNAYVGMREVDRSVVRAARGMGMTGTQLVWRVEVPLAFPLLLTGVRIAAVQLVATATLAALVGGGGLGRIITAGFNLASTPQVVAGAVLVAVFALLMEGAFELAQRCAPIWARGPVR, from the coding sequence GTGAACACCCTCTCCGCGGTCTGGACCTGGCTGACCACGGCCGCCAACTGGTCCGGTGAGAACGGGGTCTGGCACCGCCTCGAACAGCACCTCGTGCTCACCTTCTCCTGCCTGGTCATCAGCGCCCTGATCGCCCTGCCGGTCGCGCTGACCCTCGGCCACCTCGGCCGCGGTGGCGCGCTGGCCATCAACCTCGCCAACATCGGCCGTGCGGTGCCGACCTTCGCCGTACTCGTCCTGCTGCTGCTGACCCCGCTCGGACGGCACGGGCAGTGGCCGACGATCATCGCGCTGGTGCTGTTCGCCATCCCGCCGCTGCTGACCAACGCGTATGTGGGGATGCGCGAGGTGGACCGGAGCGTGGTGCGGGCCGCGCGAGGGATGGGGATGACCGGGACGCAGCTGGTGTGGCGGGTCGAGGTGCCGCTCGCCTTCCCGCTGCTCCTGACCGGCGTCCGGATCGCCGCCGTCCAGCTGGTGGCCACCGCCACGCTCGCCGCGCTGGTGGGCGGCGGCGGCCTCGGCCGGATCATCACCGCGGGCTTCAACCTGGCCAGCACCCCACAGGTGGTCGCCGGGGCGGTCCTGGTCGCGGTGTTCGCGCTGCTGATGGAGGGCGCCTTCGAGCTGGCACAGCGGTGCGCGCCGATCTGGGCACGGGGGCCGGTCCGGTGA